Proteins encoded together in one Kutzneria kofuensis window:
- a CDS encoding SMP-30/gluconolactonase/LRE family protein: MKTRYVTRTLAVAAATLAVAALGVPAAEAATGTITGIGGKCVDVTDGNSANGTRVQLWSCNGGAAQQWTVADDGSIRALGKCLDVAGASTLNGAKVQVYDCNGSGAQRWTASAGRLVNAGSGKCLDATGVSSADGTPLQIWSCSTGANQQWTLPSTGTTPPGGPCPTGPFGNPLPSSNPTATKIKDGYNFLEGPVWDAASQTLLLTDMHDGSGPQNVQSSDILRFTPSTNTFATFIANAGSNGLALSRDGKSVIAATHDQRSVSAYDLVTRQRTTLAADYQGHLFNSPNDVTVGADGTVYFTDPDFQRADRPDQMSGHTDVFRVKDGVVSLIDDSIREPNGIELSPDGRTLYVGGNATGKIYRYPVDADGSTGPRSDFASLGGTDGGTVDCAGNVYQITFSDGKIHVFSPSGQALGTISAGRNATNAAFGGPDGRTLYITSGNPSAGGDTGNYGLYSIRLNVPGWPY, translated from the coding sequence GAAGACTCGCTACGTCACAAGAACGCTCGCCGTCGCGGCGGCGACCCTCGCGGTCGCCGCGCTCGGCGTCCCGGCCGCGGAGGCGGCGACGGGGACGATCACGGGCATCGGCGGCAAGTGCGTCGATGTCACGGACGGCAACAGCGCCAACGGCACCCGCGTGCAGCTGTGGTCGTGCAACGGCGGCGCGGCCCAGCAGTGGACGGTCGCCGACGACGGCTCGATCCGCGCGCTGGGCAAATGCCTGGACGTGGCCGGCGCATCCACCCTGAACGGCGCCAAGGTCCAGGTCTACGACTGCAACGGCTCGGGCGCGCAGCGCTGGACGGCGTCGGCCGGGCGGCTGGTCAACGCCGGCTCCGGCAAGTGCCTCGACGCCACCGGCGTGAGCAGCGCCGACGGCACGCCGCTGCAGATCTGGTCCTGCTCGACCGGCGCCAACCAGCAGTGGACGCTGCCGTCGACCGGCACGACCCCGCCGGGCGGCCCCTGCCCCACCGGCCCGTTCGGCAACCCGCTGCCGTCGTCGAACCCGACCGCCACGAAGATCAAGGACGGCTACAACTTCCTCGAGGGCCCGGTCTGGGACGCCGCCAGCCAGACGCTGCTGCTGACCGACATGCACGACGGCTCCGGCCCGCAGAACGTGCAGTCCTCGGACATCCTCCGCTTCACGCCGTCCACCAACACCTTCGCGACGTTCATCGCCAACGCCGGCAGCAACGGCCTGGCCCTCAGCCGTGACGGCAAGTCCGTCATCGCCGCCACCCACGACCAGCGCAGCGTGTCCGCCTACGACCTGGTCACCCGGCAACGCACCACGCTCGCCGCCGACTACCAGGGGCATCTGTTCAACTCGCCCAACGACGTCACGGTCGGCGCCGACGGCACCGTCTACTTCACCGACCCCGACTTCCAACGCGCCGACCGCCCGGACCAGATGTCCGGCCACACGGATGTCTTCCGGGTCAAGGACGGCGTGGTCTCGCTGATCGACGACTCCATCCGCGAACCCAACGGCATCGAGCTCTCGCCGGACGGCCGGACCCTGTACGTCGGCGGCAACGCCACCGGCAAGATCTACCGGTACCCCGTCGACGCCGACGGCAGCACGGGTCCGCGCAGCGACTTCGCCTCGCTGGGCGGCACCGACGGCGGCACCGTCGACTGCGCCGGCAACGTCTACCAGATCACCTTCAGCGACGGGAAGATCCACGTGTTCTCCCCGTCCGGCCAGGCCCTCGGCACGATCAGCGCGGGGCGCAACGCCACCAACGCGGCCTTCGGCGGCCCGGACGGACGCACCCTCTACATCACCTCCGGCAACCCGTCCGCGGGTGGCGACACCGGCAACTACGGCCTCTACAGCATCCGGCTGAACGTCCCTGGTTGGCCGTACTGA
- a CDS encoding GAF domain-containing SpoIIE family protein phosphatase, with amino-acid sequence MEDTTPVRAGADAGRLARTVDRLRQEIRRAEAAADGRALIELAKGVLVERLRCGPQQAAEQLAALAEESGQSLLELAVQVINKAADDRLSAAAQQLVQPEDDDRQAPVRLRTAESGAAAAADAQQVAEALLAHALRPLGATTVAIWAAAPDGSLALSAYAGIAPTEAHRWRHVPPGVATPARRALLHRDIVWFGDLGESGLPSVATQDSPAGGRVVCPVGSGGRIIGVLEVGWPQPVPPQPPRIERQIEALAQLCASTLDAGTRSDAVVLPAHDATELIDLADGIMDPALVLGAHLDSAGALADFRILHANRPFQDPAGRPRGAVVGSLLVEAYPVAAGEGGLFDKVEHVYATGEPFRADKMVLTTLVDQIRLTSTAAVSITRQGHHVLLIWRIQDESARLASLLHHAQRLGRVGGFEENLLTGEVTWHSEVFALHGLPPSARPVPLGELGHHVHPDDTDGIGRLLRTVLHHRRSGSAAFRLHRRDGVARHIRVIVEPVLGQDNRPIGVRGAYQDISAQHWTEVALAATQDQLAHAEQQAAERNRLALQLQRAIMPAAQGPIDAFGLHIAVRYRPAESENLVGGDWYDAVVLPSKQVLLSVGDIAGHGITAATGMVMLRNALRGLATTGAGPAQLLSWLNQVAHHLTDHVLATAVCALYDPRTRVLRWARAGHLPPLLVRRQEATTLPMIRGLMLGARAEADYEEAEVQLELDDVLVLYTDGLVERKGHELDDSLQQLLETAQRSHQALEQRLDHMLTHSNADTDDDTCIVGVQLR; translated from the coding sequence GTGGAGGACACGACACCGGTCCGGGCGGGAGCCGACGCCGGGCGGCTCGCCCGCACCGTCGACCGGCTCCGCCAGGAGATCCGGCGGGCCGAGGCCGCCGCGGACGGGCGGGCACTGATCGAGCTGGCCAAGGGCGTGCTGGTGGAACGGCTGCGCTGCGGTCCCCAGCAGGCGGCCGAGCAGCTGGCCGCCCTGGCCGAGGAGTCCGGCCAGTCGCTGCTCGAACTGGCCGTGCAGGTGATCAACAAGGCGGCCGACGACCGGCTCAGCGCGGCCGCCCAGCAGCTGGTGCAACCCGAGGACGACGACCGCCAGGCGCCGGTGCGGCTGCGCACGGCGGAGAGCGGCGCGGCGGCCGCCGCGGATGCCCAACAGGTCGCGGAAGCCCTGCTCGCGCACGCGCTCCGTCCGCTCGGCGCCACCACTGTGGCGATCTGGGCCGCCGCCCCCGACGGCTCGCTGGCGTTGTCCGCGTACGCCGGCATCGCGCCGACGGAGGCGCACCGGTGGCGGCACGTGCCGCCCGGTGTCGCGACGCCGGCCCGGCGGGCCCTGCTCCACCGGGACATCGTGTGGTTCGGCGATCTCGGCGAGTCGGGGCTGCCCTCGGTGGCGACCCAGGACAGCCCCGCGGGCGGCCGCGTGGTGTGCCCGGTCGGCAGCGGCGGGCGCATCATCGGCGTGCTCGAAGTCGGCTGGCCCCAACCGGTTCCGCCGCAGCCGCCGCGGATCGAGCGGCAGATCGAGGCGCTGGCCCAGCTCTGCGCGTCCACATTGGACGCCGGCACGCGCTCCGATGCGGTGGTCCTGCCCGCACACGACGCCACCGAGCTGATCGATCTTGCCGACGGCATCATGGATCCCGCGCTCGTCCTCGGCGCTCACCTCGACAGCGCCGGCGCGCTGGCCGACTTCCGCATCCTCCACGCCAACCGGCCGTTCCAGGATCCGGCCGGGCGTCCCCGAGGGGCCGTGGTCGGCTCGCTGCTGGTGGAGGCCTACCCGGTCGCCGCGGGCGAGGGCGGGTTGTTCGACAAGGTCGAACACGTCTACGCCACCGGGGAGCCGTTCCGCGCCGACAAGATGGTGCTGACGACGCTGGTGGACCAGATCCGGCTGACCTCAACCGCCGCGGTCAGCATCACCCGGCAAGGCCACCACGTGCTGCTGATCTGGCGGATCCAGGACGAGAGCGCCCGGCTGGCCAGCCTGCTCCACCACGCCCAGCGCCTCGGCCGGGTCGGCGGCTTCGAGGAGAACCTGCTGACCGGCGAAGTCACCTGGCACAGCGAGGTTTTCGCGTTGCACGGCCTCCCGCCGAGCGCGCGTCCCGTGCCGCTGGGCGAACTCGGCCACCACGTGCACCCGGACGACACCGACGGCATCGGCCGCCTGCTGCGCACCGTGCTCCACCACCGCCGCTCCGGCTCGGCCGCGTTCCGGCTGCACCGCCGCGACGGGGTGGCCCGGCACATCAGGGTGATCGTCGAACCGGTGCTCGGCCAGGACAACCGCCCGATCGGCGTGCGCGGGGCGTACCAGGACATCTCGGCCCAGCACTGGACGGAGGTGGCGCTGGCGGCGACCCAGGACCAGCTCGCCCACGCCGAACAGCAGGCCGCCGAGCGCAACCGGCTCGCGCTGCAGCTCCAGCGCGCGATCATGCCCGCCGCCCAGGGACCGATCGACGCGTTCGGCCTGCACATCGCGGTGCGGTACCGTCCGGCCGAATCCGAGAACCTCGTCGGCGGCGACTGGTACGACGCCGTTGTGCTGCCCAGCAAGCAGGTTCTGCTGTCCGTCGGTGACATCGCCGGGCACGGCATCACCGCGGCCACCGGAATGGTGATGCTGCGCAACGCTTTGCGCGGACTGGCCACGACCGGTGCCGGACCGGCGCAGCTGTTGTCCTGGTTGAACCAGGTCGCGCACCACCTGACCGACCACGTCCTCGCCACGGCGGTGTGTGCCCTGTACGACCCGCGGACGCGGGTGTTGCGGTGGGCGCGGGCCGGGCATCTGCCGCCGCTGCTGGTGCGCCGCCAGGAGGCGACCACCCTGCCGATGATCCGCGGCCTGATGCTGGGCGCCCGCGCGGAAGCCGACTACGAGGAGGCGGAGGTGCAGTTGGAGCTCGACGACGTTCTCGTGCTCTACACCGACGGCCTCGTCGAGCGCAAAGGCCACGAGCTCGACGATTCGCTGCAGCAGCTGCTGGAAACCGCGCAACGGTCGCATCAGGCGCTGGAGCAGCGGCTCGACCACATGCTGACCCACAGCAACGCCGACACCGACGACGACACCTGCATCGTCGGCGTGCAACTGCGCTGA
- a CDS encoding HAMP domain-containing protein, translating into MSDTATIEVSQVGEPQLRQLLAGLTAVRDGDFGTRLPDDSEGLLGEIAGVFNGMVDQLSLFTSEVTRVAREVGTEGRLGGQAKVPGVSGTWKDLTDSVNAMAGNLTSQVRDIAQVATAVARGDLSQKIDVDAQGEILELKETVNTMVDQLSAFADEVTRVAREVGSEGQLGGQADVQGVSGTWRDLTDSVNFMAGNLTDQVRNIAQVTTAVAKGDLSQKITVTARGEILELKNTINTMVDQLSAFADEVTRVAREVGTDGRLGGQADVKGVSGTWRDLTDSVNFMAGNLTDQVRSIAQVATAVAKGDLSQKITVTARGEILELKNTINTMVDQLSAFADEVTRVAREVGTEGRLGGQADVKGVSGTWKALTESVNVMGDNLTAQVRSIAQVTTAVARGDLSQKIRVDARGEILELKETINTMVDQLSAFADEVTRVAREVGTEGNLGGQATVRGVSGTWKDLTDNVNVMASNLTSQVRSIAQVATAVARGDLSQKITVEAKGEVAALAGVINTMVDTLSAFADEVTRVAREVGTEGMLGGQARVPNVAGTWKDLTDNVNSMANNLTNQVRNIAQVTTAVAQGDLSKKIDVDARGEILELKTTINTMVDQLSAFADEVTRVAREVGTEGRLGGQAEVEGVSGTWKRLTENVNELAGNLTRQVRAIAEVTSAVATGDLTRSISVEASGEVAELKDNINSMVQSLRETTRANQDQDWLKSNLARISELMQGRRDLAVVADLVMDELTPLVGCQYGAFYLTEDGDPVPYLRLIGSYGHPDDHGTSGQPTRFRWGQSLVGQAARSKRTIALEDAPADYVTISSGLGRTAARTVIVLPILVEGQVLGAIELASAHQFTPIQRAFLEQLMGTVGVNLNTIMANARTDELLDQSQRLTAELQTRSEELQARQEELQLSNAELEEKAALLASQNRDIETKNLEIEQARQELETRAQQLALASKYKSEFLANMSHELRTPLNSLLILAQLLAQNPSRNLTPKQVEYATIIHSAGSDLLQLINDILDLSKVEAGKMDISPERVPLRQLLDYVEATFRPLTTEKSLGFHITTAAGVPADVLTDDSRLRQILRNLVSNAVKFTERGSVELRIEPADPEQLPPAVRRHGSALAFHVVDTGIGIAEQQLETIFGAFQQADGTTSRKYGGTGLGLSISREIAQLLGGAITADSRFGRGSTFTLYLPVARPDFQAAPAETAARPAPDRAVAVPELVASTPASSARPQKRLLVIEERPQGLLSLVAQSALADLGQGQVLTQEAPVEVTTAVGPEEAAAQLAAQPYHCVVLQLDMPDNGGVRFLQALDGDPGLRGVPVLAHSTRLVSPEQEHTVAAQAAAQPLELIASLDELRERIALHLSADQPGDVLPLVRGDDPAPAAVPDEGLDERLAGRTVLVVDDDARNVFALTSILELHGLRVLHADNGRSGIETLAAHPEVELVLMDVMMPEMDGYTATAAIRAMPEHADLPIITVTAKAMPGDGEKSLASGANDYVTKPVDTSDVIARIHRWLQD; encoded by the coding sequence ATGAGCGACACGGCGACGATCGAGGTCTCGCAGGTGGGCGAGCCGCAACTGCGCCAGCTGCTGGCGGGGTTGACGGCGGTGCGGGACGGGGACTTCGGGACCCGCCTGCCGGACGACTCGGAGGGCCTGCTCGGCGAGATCGCCGGCGTCTTCAACGGCATGGTCGACCAGCTGTCGCTGTTCACGTCCGAGGTGACCCGGGTGGCCCGCGAGGTGGGCACCGAGGGGCGGCTGGGCGGGCAGGCCAAGGTGCCGGGCGTGTCGGGCACCTGGAAGGACCTGACCGACTCGGTGAACGCGATGGCCGGCAACCTGACCAGCCAGGTCCGCGACATCGCCCAGGTCGCCACGGCGGTGGCCCGCGGCGACCTGTCGCAGAAGATCGACGTGGATGCCCAGGGCGAGATCCTGGAGCTGAAGGAAACCGTCAACACGATGGTGGATCAGCTCTCCGCCTTCGCCGACGAGGTGACCCGTGTGGCGCGGGAGGTAGGCAGCGAGGGGCAGCTCGGCGGCCAGGCCGACGTGCAGGGCGTGTCCGGCACGTGGCGGGACCTGACCGACTCCGTGAACTTCATGGCCGGCAACCTCACCGACCAGGTCCGCAACATCGCCCAGGTGACCACCGCCGTCGCCAAGGGCGACCTGTCGCAGAAGATCACCGTGACGGCGCGGGGCGAGATTCTGGAGTTGAAGAACACCATCAACACGATGGTGGATCAGCTGTCGGCCTTCGCCGACGAGGTCACTCGGGTGGCGCGGGAGGTCGGCACCGACGGCCGCCTGGGCGGTCAGGCGGACGTGAAGGGTGTGTCGGGGACGTGGCGGGACCTGACGGACTCGGTGAACTTCATGGCCGGCAACCTGACCGACCAGGTGCGGTCCATCGCCCAGGTCGCGACCGCCGTGGCGAAGGGTGACCTGTCGCAGAAGATCACGGTGACGGCGCGGGGCGAGATTCTGGAGTTGAAGAACACCATCAACACGATGGTGGATCAGCTGTCGGCCTTCGCCGACGAGGTCACTCGGGTGGCGCGGGAGGTCGGCACCGAGGGCCGGCTCGGCGGGCAGGCGGACGTGAAGGGCGTCTCCGGCACGTGGAAAGCGCTCACCGAATCGGTGAACGTCATGGGCGACAACCTCACCGCGCAGGTGCGGTCCATCGCCCAGGTGACCACGGCGGTGGCCCGCGGCGACCTGTCGCAGAAGATCCGCGTCGACGCCCGCGGCGAGATCCTCGAACTCAAGGAGACCATCAACACGATGGTCGACCAGCTGTCGGCGTTCGCCGACGAGGTGACGCGGGTGGCGCGCGAGGTCGGCACCGAGGGCAACCTCGGCGGCCAGGCGACCGTCCGCGGCGTGTCGGGGACCTGGAAGGACCTGACCGACAACGTCAACGTGATGGCGTCCAACCTGACCAGCCAGGTGCGGTCGATCGCCCAGGTGGCCACCGCGGTGGCCCGTGGCGACCTGTCGCAGAAGATCACCGTCGAGGCCAAGGGCGAGGTCGCCGCGCTGGCGGGCGTGATCAACACGATGGTGGACACGCTGTCGGCGTTCGCCGACGAGGTGACGCGGGTGGCGCGCGAGGTCGGCACCGAGGGCATGCTCGGCGGCCAGGCCCGCGTGCCCAACGTGGCGGGCACCTGGAAGGACCTGACCGACAACGTCAACTCGATGGCGAACAACCTCACCAACCAGGTCCGCAACATCGCCCAGGTGACGACCGCCGTCGCCCAGGGCGACCTGTCCAAGAAGATCGACGTCGACGCCCGCGGCGAGATCCTGGAGCTGAAGACGACCATCAACACGATGGTCGACCAACTGTCCGCCTTCGCCGACGAGGTGACCCGCGTCGCCCGGGAGGTCGGCACCGAGGGGCGGCTGGGCGGCCAGGCCGAGGTCGAGGGCGTGTCCGGCACCTGGAAGCGGCTCACCGAGAACGTCAACGAGCTGGCCGGGAACCTCACCCGCCAGGTGCGGGCCATCGCCGAGGTGACCAGCGCCGTGGCCACCGGCGACCTGACCCGGTCCATCTCGGTGGAGGCGTCCGGCGAGGTCGCCGAGCTCAAGGACAACATCAACTCGATGGTGCAGTCGCTGCGCGAGACCACCCGCGCCAACCAGGACCAGGACTGGCTGAAGTCCAACCTGGCCCGCATCTCCGAGCTGATGCAGGGCCGACGGGACCTCGCGGTCGTCGCCGACCTGGTGATGGACGAGCTGACGCCGCTGGTCGGCTGCCAGTACGGCGCCTTCTACCTGACCGAGGACGGCGACCCCGTCCCGTACCTGCGGCTGATCGGCTCCTACGGCCACCCCGACGACCACGGCACCAGCGGCCAGCCGACGCGGTTCCGCTGGGGCCAGTCGCTGGTCGGGCAGGCCGCCCGCAGCAAGCGCACGATCGCGCTGGAGGACGCGCCCGCCGACTACGTGACGATCTCCTCGGGGCTGGGGCGGACCGCCGCCCGCACGGTGATCGTGCTGCCGATCCTGGTCGAGGGCCAGGTGCTCGGCGCGATCGAGCTGGCCTCGGCGCACCAGTTCACCCCGATCCAGCGGGCCTTCCTCGAACAGCTGATGGGCACCGTCGGCGTCAACCTGAACACGATCATGGCCAACGCCCGCACCGACGAGCTGCTGGACCAGTCCCAGCGGCTGACCGCCGAGCTGCAGACGCGGTCGGAGGAGCTGCAGGCCCGGCAGGAGGAGCTCCAGCTCTCCAACGCCGAGCTCGAGGAGAAGGCCGCGCTGCTGGCCAGCCAGAACCGGGACATCGAGACCAAGAACCTGGAGATCGAGCAGGCCCGGCAGGAGCTCGAGACCCGGGCCCAGCAGTTGGCGCTGGCGTCGAAGTACAAGTCCGAGTTCCTGGCCAACATGTCGCACGAGCTGCGCACGCCGCTGAACAGCCTGCTCATCCTGGCCCAGTTGCTGGCCCAGAACCCGTCCCGCAACCTGACGCCCAAGCAGGTCGAGTACGCCACCATCATCCACTCCGCCGGCTCGGACCTGCTCCAGCTGATCAACGACATCCTCGACCTGTCCAAGGTCGAGGCCGGCAAGATGGACATCAGCCCCGAACGGGTCCCGCTGCGGCAGCTGCTGGACTACGTCGAGGCGACGTTCCGGCCGTTGACCACCGAGAAGAGCCTCGGCTTCCACATCACCACCGCCGCCGGGGTGCCGGCCGACGTGCTGACCGACGACTCCCGGCTGCGGCAGATCCTGCGCAACCTGGTGTCCAACGCGGTCAAGTTCACCGAGAGGGGCAGCGTCGAGCTGCGCATCGAACCGGCCGACCCGGAGCAGCTGCCGCCGGCCGTCCGCCGGCACGGTTCCGCGCTGGCGTTCCACGTCGTCGACACCGGCATCGGGATCGCCGAGCAGCAGCTGGAGACCATCTTCGGCGCCTTCCAGCAGGCCGACGGCACCACCAGCCGCAAGTACGGCGGCACCGGCCTGGGGCTGTCGATCAGCCGTGAGATCGCGCAGCTGCTGGGCGGGGCGATCACCGCGGACAGCCGGTTCGGCCGGGGCAGCACGTTCACCCTGTACCTGCCGGTGGCGCGGCCCGACTTCCAGGCCGCGCCGGCCGAGACCGCCGCGCGACCGGCGCCGGACCGCGCCGTGGCCGTGCCGGAGCTGGTGGCGTCGACCCCGGCCAGCTCCGCCCGCCCGCAGAAGCGGCTGCTGGTGATCGAGGAACGCCCGCAGGGCCTGCTGTCGCTGGTGGCGCAGAGCGCGCTGGCCGACCTCGGACAGGGGCAGGTGCTGACCCAGGAGGCCCCGGTCGAGGTCACGACCGCCGTCGGCCCGGAGGAAGCGGCGGCGCAACTGGCCGCGCAGCCGTACCACTGCGTCGTGCTGCAGCTGGACATGCCCGACAACGGCGGCGTCCGCTTCCTGCAGGCCCTCGACGGGGACCCCGGGCTCCGCGGCGTTCCGGTGCTGGCGCACAGCACCCGGCTGGTGTCCCCGGAACAGGAGCACACCGTCGCCGCGCAGGCCGCGGCGCAGCCGCTGGAGCTGATCGCCAGCCTGGACGAGCTGCGCGAGCGGATCGCCCTGCACCTCAGCGCCGACCAGCCCGGGGACGTGCTGCCGCTGGTCCGCGGCGACGACCCCGCGCCGGCCGCGGTGCCGGACGAGGGTCTCGACGAGCGGCTGGCCGGCCGGACGGTGCTGGTGGTCGACGACGACGCCCGCAACGTGTTCGCGCTGACCAGCATCCTGGAACTGCACGGCCTGCGGGTGCTGCACGCGGACAACGGCCGGTCGGGCATCGAGACCCTCGCCGCCCACCCCGAGGTGGAGCTGGTGTTGATGGACGTGATGATGCCGGAGATGGACGGCTACACGGCCACGGCGGCGATCCGCGCCATGCCCGAGCACGCCGACCTGCCCATCATCACGGTCACCGCCAAGGCGATGCCCGGCGACGGGGAGAAGAGCCTCGCCTCCGGCGCCAACGACTACGTCACCAAGCCGGTGGACACCAGTGACGTGATCGCGCGCATTCACCGCTGGCTGCAGGACTGA
- a CDS encoding GAF and ANTAR domain-containing protein, whose protein sequence is MTDEVLPPAAQIAEIAGAVEELTSVLARTTNKETILQAVAEQVVSVVPGADMASITILGEAGPYTSASTDPRAWRIDDAQYAEDDGPCLRAARTGALVRIEVSTAAELWPTFAGVSEEVGVGSFLAAPLTVDRHAAGAVNLFSFGTHGFQELDAQFLRLYTVVAQAAMHSVGKARLAEEVEQLRSAMASRAVIEQAKGILMAVRGLTDDQAFQELVSQSQRDNVKLRVLARRFVAMATGGAAAAAGEDGESRAR, encoded by the coding sequence TTGACGGACGAAGTGCTGCCGCCGGCCGCCCAGATCGCCGAGATCGCCGGCGCAGTGGAGGAGCTCACCTCCGTGCTCGCGCGGACCACCAACAAGGAGACGATCCTCCAGGCGGTGGCCGAGCAGGTGGTCAGCGTGGTGCCGGGCGCGGACATGGCCTCGATCACCATCCTGGGCGAGGCCGGTCCGTACACCAGCGCCTCGACCGACCCGCGGGCCTGGCGCATCGACGACGCGCAGTACGCCGAGGACGACGGTCCCTGCCTGCGGGCCGCCCGAACCGGGGCGCTGGTGCGCATCGAGGTGTCGACGGCCGCGGAGCTGTGGCCGACGTTCGCCGGCGTGTCCGAAGAAGTCGGGGTCGGCAGTTTCCTGGCCGCGCCGCTGACCGTGGACCGGCACGCGGCCGGCGCGGTGAACCTGTTCAGCTTCGGCACGCACGGCTTCCAGGAGCTCGACGCGCAGTTCCTGCGGCTGTACACGGTGGTCGCGCAGGCGGCCATGCACTCGGTCGGCAAGGCGCGGCTGGCCGAGGAGGTCGAGCAGCTGCGGTCGGCGATGGCCAGCCGGGCCGTGATCGAGCAGGCCAAGGGGATTCTGATGGCCGTCCGCGGGCTGACCGACGACCAGGCGTTTCAGGAGTTGGTGTCGCAGTCCCAGCGGGACAACGTGAAGCTGCGGGTCCTGGCCCGCAGATTCGTCGCGATGGCCACCGGCGGCGCGGCCGCCGCGGCTGGGGAGGACGGGGAATCCCGTGCCCGGTAG
- a CDS encoding ATP-binding protein has protein sequence MVAPTSGDEAGHAGPDLRLTDVPAVATALTRARERLTSWARTAGLEELQIGDVTLATYEAMANVADHAYDQPGGVFDLHACRRDGVVTVTVTDHGRWKSPGRPPGWRGRGLLIIERAAGQFELTPHARGTTVCMSWPVRADEPSRP, from the coding sequence GTGGTCGCCCCGACGTCAGGCGATGAAGCCGGCCATGCCGGTCCGGACCTGCGGCTGACCGACGTGCCGGCCGTCGCCACGGCGCTCACCCGAGCACGGGAACGGCTGACCAGCTGGGCCCGGACGGCCGGACTGGAGGAGCTGCAGATCGGGGACGTCACGCTGGCGACGTACGAGGCGATGGCCAACGTCGCCGACCACGCCTACGACCAGCCGGGCGGCGTGTTCGACCTGCACGCCTGCCGGCGGGACGGCGTCGTCACCGTCACCGTGACCGACCACGGTCGGTGGAAGTCGCCGGGGCGGCCGCCGGGCTGGCGCGGGCGCGGCCTGCTGATCATCGAGCGGGCCGCCGGGCAGTTCGAGCTGACGCCGCACGCGCGGGGCACCACCGTCTGCATGAGCTGGCCCGTCCGTGCCGACGAGCCCAGCCGCCCCTAG